A stretch of Dehalococcoidia bacterium DNA encodes these proteins:
- a CDS encoding ABC transporter substrate-binding protein, producing the protein MTRRNVHRKAWAYSLYGIAMLSLVAASCSPAAQPVPAPNPTTAPAAAPTQARPAAAPTTSPPLAPTPTARPAAPTPAPAVQIKRGGVLKMVAPSEEAHSDPHRSPGTIGFWDYLGSYIVNFNINDGLPIPELAEKWEFKDPQTLVLSIRKGVKFHNLPPVNGRELTAQDIVWNLERIRRPGAQYLWKSNFEPVDTFTAPDKYIVQVKTKFPFAPILTYLKGGPAANQLMLAPEVEEKLGGEDAYKTLTNARSTGPFMIKSYTRDVGAEAVRNPDYWNTGKPYLDGVQMFIVPDSATMIAAFRTSKVDSIISYAAAFDVVAKRDLERTNPGMKLTAAPDPYPLALIPNVNRKPFDDIRIRKAMFLALDRQEMLKVNIGGGGHLSGPMSPRLFPGWTWTEEELLKREGFRPKDTPDGQKDIAEAQRLMREAGYGPDKPLVVEAEGTQVFAYINLTPTEIAKSELRKVYIDIATIKLMERTQWFDSDASGDFLLRTRGYTAPVEPDAQLFTRHHTGAGRNFQKLSNPELDKLLDAQRQELDVTKRKQLVMQAQEKLWSLYPQMWLHTRETYLPNQSWVVVQPSVYRRWGDTASVWIDR; encoded by the coding sequence ATGACTCGCAGGAACGTCCACCGCAAGGCTTGGGCTTACAGTCTCTACGGAATCGCCATGCTGTCTCTCGTCGCCGCGAGCTGCTCCCCCGCCGCGCAGCCGGTTCCGGCGCCGAATCCCACCACCGCTCCCGCCGCTGCGCCCACCCAGGCGCGACCTGCCGCAGCGCCTACGACAAGCCCGCCACTCGCGCCGACGCCGACAGCGCGGCCCGCCGCGCCCACGCCCGCGCCGGCGGTCCAGATCAAGCGCGGCGGCGTCCTGAAGATGGTGGCGCCGTCTGAGGAGGCGCACAGCGACCCGCACCGCTCCCCCGGAACTATCGGGTTCTGGGACTACCTGGGCAGCTATATCGTCAACTTTAACATCAACGACGGCTTACCCATTCCGGAGCTGGCGGAAAAGTGGGAGTTCAAGGACCCGCAAACGCTCGTGCTTTCCATACGCAAGGGCGTCAAGTTCCACAACCTCCCGCCCGTCAATGGCCGCGAACTCACCGCGCAGGACATCGTCTGGAACCTGGAGCGCATCAGGCGCCCCGGCGCTCAGTACCTCTGGAAGAGCAACTTTGAGCCGGTGGACACGTTCACCGCGCCGGACAAATATATAGTTCAGGTCAAGACAAAGTTTCCCTTCGCGCCCATTCTGACCTACCTCAAGGGCGGGCCAGCGGCAAACCAGCTCATGCTTGCGCCGGAGGTGGAGGAGAAGCTGGGCGGCGAGGACGCTTACAAGACGCTGACCAACGCCCGCTCCACCGGCCCCTTCATGATCAAGTCCTACACGCGCGACGTGGGCGCCGAGGCGGTGCGCAACCCGGACTACTGGAACACGGGCAAGCCCTACTTGGACGGCGTTCAAATGTTCATCGTGCCGGACTCCGCCACTATGATCGCCGCGTTTCGCACGAGCAAGGTGGACTCGATTATCAGCTATGCGGCCGCCTTCGACGTCGTCGCCAAGCGCGACCTGGAGCGGACCAACCCGGGCATGAAGCTCACCGCCGCGCCGGACCCATACCCCCTCGCCCTGATCCCCAACGTGAACCGCAAGCCTTTTGATGACATCCGCATCCGCAAGGCGATGTTCCTGGCTCTGGACCGGCAAGAGATGCTCAAGGTTAACATAGGCGGCGGAGGCCATCTGAGCGGGCCGATGTCGCCCCGACTCTTTCCCGGGTGGACGTGGACGGAGGAAGAGCTTCTGAAACGCGAGGGCTTCCGGCCCAAGGATACGCCCGACGGCCAGAAGGACATTGCCGAGGCACAGCGCCTGATGCGCGAGGCCGGATACGGCCCCGACAAACCTCTCGTCGTGGAGGCGGAAGGGACGCAGGTCTTCGCGTACATCAACTTGACGCCCACGGAAATAGCCAAGTCCGAGCTACGCAAGGTCTACATTGACATCGCCACCATCAAGCTGATGGAGCGGACCCAGTGGTTCGACTCAGATGCTTCGGGCGATTTCCTGTTGCGTACCCGAGGCTATACGGCGCCCGTTGAGCCGGACGCCCAGCTATTCACGCGCCACCACACGGGCGCGGGCCGGAACTTCCAGAAGCTGAGCAACCCTGAACTGGACAAACTCCTGGACGCCCAGCGGCAGGAGTTGGATGTAACCAAGCGCAAGCAACTCGTGATGCAAGCCCAGGAGAAGCTGTGGAGCCTGTACCCGCAGATGTGGCTGCACACCCGTGAGACCTATCTCCCGAACCAGTCCTGGGTGGTGGTGCAGCCCAGCGTCTACCGGAGATGGGGTGACACCGCCTCTGTCTGGATTGACCG
- a CDS encoding cyclase family protein: MKSQAALEVSNWGRWGPNDERGTLNWITPEVIAKAARLVKKGKVYSLSVEIHKDTPCAPHKNTPWKQGLVREDHTTSDRVVFQDVIMINTHGATHMDPLCHVTYGRKLYNGFPIEGNVSEGGALKCGIDKVGSVVGRGVLLDLARHKGVDVVPLGYPITPADLDGCARAQGVEIGQGDIVLLHTGYLRKFEKDRSLYSSAPGLGRASISWLAEKRLTAVGADTVGVEVKPPEDPSRALVVHEHFIRDLGGYLLELLDLEEIARDKVYEFLFVAAPLRVRNGMGGLINPLAIV, from the coding sequence ATGAAATCCCAGGCAGCGTTGGAAGTCAGTAACTGGGGTCGCTGGGGCCCGAACGACGAGCGAGGCACCCTCAACTGGATCACGCCCGAGGTCATCGCCAAGGCGGCGCGGCTTGTGAAGAAGGGCAAAGTCTACAGCCTCTCCGTGGAGATTCACAAGGACACGCCCTGCGCGCCACACAAGAACACGCCCTGGAAGCAGGGCCTCGTCAGGGAAGACCACACTACCAGCGATCGGGTGGTCTTCCAGGACGTCATCATGATAAACACACACGGGGCCACCCACATGGACCCCCTGTGCCATGTCACGTACGGGCGCAAGCTGTACAACGGGTTTCCCATTGAGGGTAACGTGAGTGAGGGCGGCGCGCTGAAGTGCGGCATTGACAAGGTGGGAAGTGTGGTTGGCAGAGGCGTACTGCTGGACCTGGCCCGGCACAAGGGCGTGGACGTCGTGCCCCTGGGGTACCCCATCACGCCCGCCGATCTGGATGGGTGCGCCCGCGCTCAGGGCGTGGAGATAGGCCAGGGCGACATCGTGCTGCTGCACACGGGCTACCTCCGCAAGTTTGAGAAGGATCGCTCGCTGTACTCCTCGGCGCCGGGCCTGGGACGGGCCTCCATCTCGTGGCTTGCGGAAAAGCGGCTGACCGCCGTGGGCGCGGACACCGTCGGTGTGGAAGTGAAGCCGCCGGAAGACCCCAGCCGTGCGCTGGTCGTGCACGAACACTTCATCCGTGACTTGGGCGGCTATCTGCTAGAGCTGTTGGACCTGGAGGAGATAGCTCGGGACAAGGTCTACGAGTTCCTGTTCGTCGCCGCGCCGCTGCGCGTCCGCAACGGCATGGGCGGCCTGATCAACCCGTTGGCGATTGTGTAG
- a CDS encoding ABC transporter substrate-binding protein, which yields MSLALRKKLGLSVLALGLVVGACAPAAAPVPAAPAAPSTAPVAPSAPVPAAPVAPAAPQARATPAPAPAVIPTSTPLPRAQQEGPRRGGILLASNSGDPGHLDPHQRRGIVLHSLSNVIYTQVVKWDPEKPQSVMADLAERWETSQDGTTYTFYLRKNVKWQDGKPFTSADVVWSLNRLRDETSPFAVLLAAVDKVEAVDAFTVRIKTRFITGSMLYNLATGWIVIGPKHIGDAQGNLRTTAVGTGPFKFKSFTPNVVFEVVRNPDYYVKGSPYLDGIRTFLIADASTRLAAFRTGQVKWIDASVPLNPKDSETIKRAMPGAVVYEIDRLKGNVFFMNANQKPWNDVRVRRAMYLAFDRQGAIQVLGAGVGTLRLAMLTGDWAMPSSEVAKLPGFRQPKDADRAEAKKLLAEAGYPNGFETVILTRSDDPAYVRMAEFSANQLGTIGIRARIDPQTSAIYLDRKDRLQYDSMAITPVLDNFDPDGGSRYFRSPNESGFKDPEMDRIFDLQAQTLDTAKRRELTLQLEKRVMDQGWYVTTHWDTNYMFGWPEVRNATPRFLGSNSNARLPEYIWLAQ from the coding sequence ATGTCTCTGGCCCTGCGGAAGAAACTTGGCCTCTCCGTCCTGGCGCTCGGCCTTGTCGTTGGCGCCTGCGCCCCGGCCGCCGCGCCTGTTCCGGCGGCGCCAGCCGCGCCGTCAACCGCGCCTGTGGCGCCCTCGGCGCCCGTTCCCGCAGCCCCTGTGGCTCCGGCCGCGCCACAGGCCCGCGCTACGCCGGCTCCCGCTCCCGCCGTGATTCCGACCTCGACGCCGCTGCCTCGCGCTCAGCAGGAAGGGCCGCGCCGTGGCGGCATCCTGCTCGCCTCGAACTCCGGCGACCCCGGCCACCTTGACCCGCACCAGCGGCGGGGCATTGTGCTGCATTCTCTGAGCAACGTCATCTACACGCAGGTCGTGAAATGGGACCCGGAGAAGCCCCAGAGCGTCATGGCCGACCTGGCGGAGCGATGGGAGACCAGCCAGGACGGCACCACGTACACGTTTTACCTGCGTAAGAACGTGAAGTGGCAGGACGGCAAGCCGTTCACCTCCGCGGACGTCGTGTGGAGCCTCAACAGGCTGCGCGACGAGACATCCCCGTTCGCCGTCCTGCTCGCCGCTGTGGACAAGGTAGAGGCGGTGGACGCGTTCACTGTGCGCATCAAGACCAGGTTCATCACCGGCTCCATGCTTTACAACCTGGCGACAGGCTGGATTGTCATCGGGCCGAAGCATATCGGCGACGCGCAAGGCAACTTGCGCACCACAGCTGTCGGCACCGGGCCGTTCAAGTTCAAGAGCTTCACGCCCAACGTGGTGTTTGAAGTGGTGCGCAACCCGGACTACTACGTGAAGGGTTCGCCCTACTTGGACGGCATCCGCACGTTCCTCATCGCGGACGCCAGCACGCGCCTAGCGGCGTTCCGCACGGGCCAGGTCAAGTGGATTGACGCGAGCGTGCCCCTCAACCCGAAGGACTCGGAGACAATCAAGAGGGCGATGCCCGGCGCGGTGGTGTACGAAATTGACCGCCTGAAGGGCAACGTCTTCTTCATGAACGCGAACCAGAAGCCGTGGAACGACGTGCGCGTCCGGCGCGCGATGTACCTCGCGTTCGACCGGCAGGGAGCCATTCAGGTGCTCGGCGCGGGCGTCGGCACGCTGCGCCTGGCCATGCTGACCGGCGACTGGGCGATGCCCTCCAGCGAGGTCGCCAAGCTGCCGGGCTTCCGCCAGCCCAAGGACGCGGACAGGGCGGAGGCGAAGAAGCTGCTGGCCGAGGCGGGCTATCCCAATGGCTTCGAGACAGTCATTCTGACGCGTTCGGATGATCCCGCGTACGTTCGCATGGCCGAGTTCTCCGCGAACCAGCTCGGCACCATCGGCATACGCGCCCGCATAGACCCGCAGACGAGCGCAATCTACCTCGACCGTAAGGACAGGTTGCAGTACGACTCCATGGCCATCACGCCGGTGCTGGACAACTTCGACCCGGATGGCGGCTCGCGCTACTTCCGCTCGCCGAACGAGTCCGGATTCAAGGACCCGGAGATGGACCGGATATTTGACCTGCAGGCGCAGACGCTGGACACGGCCAAGCGCCGCGAATTGACATTGCAGTTGGAGAAGCGGGTGATGGACCAGGGCTGGTACGTCACCACGCACTGGGACACCAACTACATGTTCGGGTGGCCGGAGGTGCGGAACGCGACGCCGCGCTTCCTGGGATCCAACAGCAACGCACGTTTGCCCGAGTATATATGGCTGGCCCAGTAG
- a CDS encoding ABC transporter permease, whose protein sequence is MIAQRLPLTVELAAFTIVIAVLIAVPLGALAAVRQDTWLDYVLRVVSIGGLAMPTFWTATLIILGLAVIFGALPPLGVTSSLFDDPLRTLQQLVWPALALGYYDAAMISRMTRSQMLEVLRQDYVRTAWAKGLRERMVLVRHALRNALLPVVTIVGLQFAYLLGGTVIMEKIFFLPGMGSALVDSIIRRDYPMIENIVVLFAFMVLVMNLLIDILYAWLDPRIRYA, encoded by the coding sequence GTGATTGCGCAGCGATTACCCCTGACCGTTGAGCTCGCGGCGTTCACTATCGTCATCGCGGTGCTGATCGCGGTGCCGCTGGGGGCGCTGGCCGCGGTGCGCCAGGATACGTGGCTGGACTACGTGCTGCGCGTCGTCAGCATCGGCGGGCTGGCCATGCCGACGTTTTGGACGGCGACGCTCATCATCCTCGGCCTGGCGGTCATCTTCGGCGCGCTGCCTCCGCTGGGCGTCACCAGCAGCCTTTTTGACGACCCGCTGAGAACCCTGCAACAGCTTGTCTGGCCCGCGCTTGCCCTCGGCTACTACGACGCGGCGATGATCAGCCGCATGACGCGGTCGCAGATGCTGGAGGTGCTGCGGCAGGACTACGTGCGCACGGCGTGGGCGAAGGGGCTCCGCGAGCGGATGGTCCTCGTGCGCCACGCGCTGCGCAACGCCTTGCTGCCCGTGGTCACCATCGTCGGGTTGCAGTTCGCGTACCTGCTGGGCGGGACGGTCATCATGGAGAAGATATTCTTCCTGCCGGGCATGGGCAGCGCGCTGGTTGACTCCATTATCCGGCGCGACTATCCGATGATTGAGAACATTGTCGTGCTCTTCGCCTTCATGGTGCTGGTCATGAACCTGCTCATCGACATTCTGTATGCGTGGCTCGACCCGCGCATCCGGTACGCCTAG
- a CDS encoding ABC transporter permease, with translation MSDVPRSAGAIAVPAVFASRGPNVLRAALTLARSKPLGAFGAVVILLVLFVAIAAPLIAPYDPLAMNFDAPFAPPSARFLVGADEFGRDVLSRIIWGSRISLYVGVVSVVLGQSIGGALGVVSGFMGGKVDVLVQRFVDMLMSFPMLVLALSIVAALGPSPINVVLAISIVQVPRSSRIIRSAALLVKEMQYVDAGRAIGASGARILWRHVLPNCVAPFIVIASTTMGLAILTEASLSFLGVGTPPPDPSWGAMLSGTGRSYVEIAPWLAIFPGLALTLTVFGFNLLGDALRDILDPRLRK, from the coding sequence GTGAGCGACGTTCCGCGCTCCGCTGGCGCCATAGCTGTTCCGGCTGTGTTCGCGTCGCGCGGTCCGAACGTGCTGCGCGCGGCGCTCACGCTGGCGCGGAGCAAGCCTCTGGGCGCGTTCGGCGCGGTGGTGATTCTGCTTGTGCTTTTCGTCGCCATCGCCGCGCCGCTCATTGCGCCCTACGACCCGCTGGCCATGAACTTTGACGCGCCGTTCGCGCCGCCGAGCGCGCGCTTCCTGGTGGGCGCGGACGAGTTCGGGCGGGACGTGTTGAGCCGCATCATCTGGGGTTCGCGCATTTCGCTGTACGTGGGGGTCGTTTCCGTGGTGCTGGGACAGTCCATCGGCGGCGCGCTGGGAGTCGTGAGCGGCTTTATGGGCGGGAAGGTGGACGTGCTCGTCCAGCGGTTCGTGGACATGCTCATGTCCTTCCCCATGCTCGTTCTGGCGCTGTCCATCGTCGCGGCGCTGGGGCCGTCCCCGATCAACGTGGTCCTCGCCATCTCCATCGTCCAGGTCCCGCGCTCCTCGCGCATCATCCGGTCGGCGGCGCTGCTCGTCAAGGAGATGCAGTACGTGGACGCGGGGCGCGCCATCGGCGCGTCGGGCGCGCGCATCCTGTGGCGTCACGTCCTGCCCAACTGCGTCGCGCCGTTCATCGTCATCGCCAGCACCACCATGGGCCTGGCGATTCTCACCGAGGCGTCGCTGAGCTTCCTGGGCGTCGGGACGCCGCCGCCGGACCCGTCGTGGGGCGCAATGCTCTCCGGCACCGGTCGCTCGTACGTGGAAATCGCGCCCTGGCTGGCGATCTTTCCCGGTCTGGCCTTGACCCTGACCGTGTTTGGCTTTAATCTACTGGGCGACGCCCTTCGCGATATCCTCGACCCGCGACTGCGCAAGTAG
- a CDS encoding enoyl-CoA hydratase-related protein yields the protein MALRDSYKFQYQTDQTLNKDYKKDPPQVVIYDNVTPKIARITLNRPEKRNAFNDRMFWDVLSSLHRAYDDPAVRVIIIRGNGPVFSSGHDLSGPKDEKGQPEETPPIPPDIKPVMRDYFNVERRRCGKHEDLFHFPKVTIAQVHGTCMGAGEHIAWSCDLTVATEDAQFGQVGFGRFPGGAGRWMGAWPLGSNVSRCGTVLDQVSGKAAYDAGLITLAVPKERLEQETLRLAHGVAELPPDALALSKDLWGGVNDIQGIGRAWRSHYGWHMCLQFVRFPPGETNFYKLRRDKGLKGYFEQRRTAATPKA from the coding sequence ATGGCCCTTCGAGACAGCTACAAGTTCCAGTACCAGACCGACCAGACGCTGAACAAGGACTACAAGAAAGACCCGCCGCAGGTCGTCATCTACGACAATGTGACGCCGAAGATCGCGCGCATCACCTTGAACAGGCCGGAGAAACGGAACGCCTTCAACGACCGGATGTTCTGGGATGTGCTGTCCAGTCTCCACCGCGCGTATGACGACCCCGCGGTACGAGTGATCATCATCCGCGGCAACGGTCCCGTCTTCAGCTCGGGCCATGACCTCTCAGGCCCCAAGGACGAGAAAGGTCAGCCGGAGGAGACGCCCCCTATCCCGCCGGACATCAAGCCGGTCATGCGCGACTACTTCAACGTGGAGCGGCGGCGGTGCGGCAAGCACGAAGACCTGTTCCATTTTCCCAAGGTGACTATTGCTCAGGTCCACGGCACGTGCATGGGCGCAGGCGAGCACATCGCTTGGTCGTGCGACCTGACGGTGGCGACGGAGGACGCCCAGTTCGGGCAGGTGGGCTTTGGCCGCTTCCCCGGCGGCGCCGGACGATGGATGGGCGCGTGGCCGCTGGGATCAAATGTCTCCCGGTGCGGCACGGTGCTCGACCAGGTGTCAGGCAAGGCCGCCTATGACGCCGGCCTCATCACCCTGGCCGTCCCGAAGGAGCGGCTGGAGCAGGAGACCCTGCGCCTTGCCCACGGGGTCGCGGAGCTGCCGCCGGATGCCCTGGCGTTGTCCAAGGACCTCTGGGGCGGCGTGAACGATATCCAGGGTATTGGGAGGGCCTGGCGCTCCCACTACGGGTGGCACATGTGCCTTCAATTCGTGCGCTTCCCGCCCGGCGAGACCAACTTCTACAAGCTGCGTCGCGACAAGGGCCTCAAAGGCTACTTTGAGCAGCGCCGGACCGCGGCCACGCCCAAGGCCTAG
- the hemW gene encoding radical SAM family heme chaperone HemW: MALYVHVPFCATKCRYCDFNAYARMERLIPAFVEALLRELEAWSGILGPVRVPTIFFGGGTPSLLPSGDVARFLDAARRVFSLDPAAEVSLEANPDDVTEARLRQLRESGVNRLSMGVQSFDDGLLRSLDRRHTAAEAAEAFQMARAAGFDNINLDLIYGLCGQTLAQWEATLERAVALRPEHLSLYALTIEEHTPLWDDVRRGRSPEPDPDLAADMYVMAEDRLAAVGYRHYEISNWVLPGRACRHNLVYWRNQPYLGLGPGAHSRIGAYRFHDVLSPAEYTRRAAGLSIAAGPQPLSAEVVRGLPTVAGVDEVSAATDAADTLILGLRLDEGVDAGDVARRFPDAEVGRWDSVIREMCAAGLLEREGGVLRLTRRGRLLGNEVFLRFLPG; the protein is encoded by the coding sequence GTGGCCCTCTACGTCCATGTCCCCTTCTGCGCTACCAAGTGCCGCTACTGCGACTTCAACGCCTACGCCCGGATGGAGCGGCTCATCCCGGCTTTCGTGGAGGCCCTCCTGCGGGAATTGGAGGCGTGGAGCGGCATCCTGGGGCCAGTCCGCGTTCCCACCATTTTCTTTGGTGGCGGCACGCCGTCCCTGCTGCCGTCCGGGGACGTGGCCCGATTCCTGGACGCGGCGCGTCGCGTCTTCAGCCTGGACCCCGCGGCTGAGGTCAGCCTGGAGGCCAACCCGGACGACGTCACGGAAGCCAGGCTGCGTCAACTCCGGGAGTCCGGGGTGAACCGGCTCAGCATGGGCGTCCAGAGCTTTGACGACGGCCTGCTGCGGTCCCTTGACCGGCGTCACACCGCAGCCGAGGCGGCGGAAGCCTTTCAGATGGCGCGGGCTGCTGGCTTCGACAACATCAACCTGGACCTGATATATGGCCTGTGCGGCCAGACGCTGGCCCAGTGGGAGGCGACGCTGGAACGCGCGGTGGCCCTGCGCCCGGAGCACCTTTCACTGTACGCTCTGACCATCGAGGAGCACACGCCGCTCTGGGACGACGTGCGCCGGGGCCGCAGTCCGGAGCCGGACCCGGACCTGGCCGCGGACATGTACGTCATGGCAGAGGACCGCCTGGCCGCCGTGGGATACCGCCACTACGAGATCTCCAACTGGGTGCTCCCTGGCCGGGCCTGCCGCCACAACCTGGTGTACTGGCGAAACCAACCCTACCTGGGACTGGGGCCCGGCGCCCACTCCCGCATTGGCGCGTATCGCTTCCATGACGTCCTCTCGCCCGCGGAGTACACGCGGCGCGCCGCCGGGCTTTCGATAGCCGCGGGGCCGCAACCGCTGAGCGCCGAAGTCGTGCGTGGCCTGCCGACTGTCGCTGGCGTGGACGAAGTGAGCGCGGCCACGGATGCGGCGGACACCCTCATCCTGGGACTGCGTCTGGACGAGGGCGTTGACGCGGGTGATGTGGCGCGGCGTTTCCCAGACGCGGAGGTTGGTCGGTGGGACAGCGTCATCCGTGAGATGTGCGCGGCGGGCCTCCTGGAGCGCGAGGGCGGCGTCCTGCGGCTGACCCGGCGCGGACGGCTGCTGGGCAATGAGGTCTTTCTGCGCTTCCTGCCCGGCTAG
- the selB gene encoding selenocysteine-specific translation elongation factor: MYVIGTAGHVDHGKSTLVKALTGIDPDRLREEKEREMTIDLGFAWLLLPSGAEVSVVDVPGHERFVKNMLAGVGGIDLALLIVAADEGVMPQTREHLAILDLLRVKRGIVVITKKDLVDQEWLTLVMSDVRETLKGTALEDAPMSAVSSVTGEGIKELTQLIETELQATPRRRDTGRPRLPIDRVFSVVGFGTVVTGTLTDGRLTVGEELEVLPKGLKARVRGLQSHKKKVDELPPGTRAAVNLTGVDADQLARGDVLTTPGWLRPTEAADVKLRILPSAPMAVGHNASVILYIGTSEVPARVRLLDADELKQGETSWAQVHMEKPIVAVKGDYFIIRNSAGTLGGGEIVDPHARRHRRRQQSLLDRLTVMEQGSPEEIVLKAMEAAEGSEARGLASRANMAWADIQGVLQTLAESKRAVALAERVSQNTLVYSAQGWKSLQEKARQVLEQYHRQYPLRRGASKEELRSRLNVTASAFVSILRRLQAEGALVEEGATVHLPAHHVRLAPEQQAAADRYLRALIEKPYSPFGDAAIDQDLLSVLIDQRKVVRCSEDVVFAAAAYDDMARQVVERIKQQGKVTVGEMRDMFSTSRKYALALAEYLDQQHVTRRVGDERVLR; this comes from the coding sequence ATGTATGTCATCGGCACCGCCGGACACGTCGACCACGGCAAGTCCACCCTCGTCAAAGCCCTGACCGGCATTGACCCCGACCGCCTCCGCGAGGAGAAGGAGCGGGAGATGACCATTGACCTGGGCTTCGCCTGGCTGCTTTTGCCGAGCGGGGCCGAGGTCAGCGTGGTGGACGTGCCCGGCCATGAGCGCTTCGTGAAGAACATGCTGGCGGGCGTCGGAGGCATTGACCTCGCGCTGCTCATCGTCGCCGCCGACGAGGGAGTCATGCCCCAGACTCGTGAGCATCTGGCTATCCTGGACCTCTTGCGCGTGAAGCGGGGCATCGTGGTCATCACCAAGAAGGACCTGGTGGACCAGGAGTGGCTGACTCTGGTCATGTCCGACGTGCGGGAGACGCTCAAGGGGACGGCGCTGGAGGATGCGCCCATGTCCGCCGTTTCGTCGGTGACGGGCGAGGGCATCAAGGAGCTGACTCAGCTTATTGAGACGGAGCTTCAGGCCACGCCCCGTCGGCGCGACACGGGTCGTCCGCGGCTGCCCATTGACCGGGTGTTCAGCGTCGTGGGCTTCGGCACCGTGGTCACGGGTACGCTCACCGACGGTCGGCTAACCGTGGGCGAGGAGCTGGAGGTCCTCCCCAAGGGGCTGAAGGCGCGCGTCCGCGGGCTGCAGTCGCATAAGAAGAAGGTGGACGAGCTGCCGCCGGGCACCCGCGCGGCGGTCAACCTGACGGGCGTGGACGCGGACCAGTTGGCGCGCGGCGACGTGCTGACCACGCCGGGTTGGCTGCGTCCCACCGAGGCGGCGGACGTGAAGCTGCGCATCCTGCCCAGCGCCCCCATGGCCGTCGGGCACAACGCCTCGGTCATTCTCTACATTGGCACGTCGGAGGTGCCGGCCCGGGTCCGCCTGCTGGACGCGGATGAGCTGAAGCAGGGCGAGACCTCGTGGGCGCAGGTGCACATGGAGAAGCCCATCGTCGCGGTCAAGGGCGACTACTTCATCATCCGCAACTCGGCGGGCACTCTCGGCGGCGGCGAGATCGTGGACCCGCACGCGCGGCGCCACCGGCGGCGCCAGCAGAGCCTCCTGGACCGGCTCACCGTGATGGAGCAGGGATCGCCGGAGGAGATAGTGCTGAAAGCGATGGAGGCGGCGGAAGGCTCCGAGGCCCGCGGCCTGGCAAGCCGCGCGAACATGGCGTGGGCGGACATCCAGGGTGTTCTCCAGACCCTTGCGGAGAGCAAGCGGGCCGTCGCGCTGGCGGAGCGAGTGAGCCAGAACACGCTGGTCTATTCAGCGCAAGGTTGGAAGTCCCTCCAGGAGAAAGCGCGACAGGTGCTGGAGCAGTACCACAGGCAGTACCCGCTGCGCCGGGGCGCGTCCAAGGAGGAGCTGCGCAGCCGTCTGAATGTGACGGCCTCCGCCTTCGTGTCCATCCTGCGGCGCCTCCAGGCCGAGGGCGCGCTTGTGGAGGAAGGCGCCACCGTACATTTGCCCGCGCACCATGTCCGGCTCGCGCCGGAGCAGCAGGCCGCCGCCGACCGCTATCTGCGCGCCCTGATCGAGAAGCCGTACTCGCCCTTCGGCGACGCGGCGATTGACCAGGACCTCTTGAGCGTGCTCATTGACCAGCGGAAGGTCGTCCGGTGCAGCGAGGACGTGGTGTTCGCCGCCGCGGCCTACGACGACATGGCGCGCCAGGTGGTGGAGCGCATCAAGCAGCAGGGCAAGGTCACGGTGGGCGAGATGCGGGACATGTTCAGCACGAGCCGCAAGTATGCGCTGGCGCTGGCCGAGTATCTGGACCAGCAGCACGTCACGCGCAGGGTGGGGGATGAGCGCGTCCTGCGGTAA
- a CDS encoding phosphoribosyltransferase family protein produces MSSPKSLPPGNLWIAKELFDLGGVQFGDFTLGRTTRHSPVYINPRVLISKPNVLRRVARIMLEDIRAKQLMARPECADFQLVAGVPVGGLHLATALSLHAQVPMMYVRPDHQKNGAPRIEGLFQQGQRVLVVDDLMTTGGSLLETTRTLEAAGLRVRNAVVLVDRDQGGIERLKLHGYGVLRLLSLKVMLNFYMAEGLITEEQYRQSLDYMETHRAEAAAEKRPGDSPA; encoded by the coding sequence ATGTCCTCTCCTAAGTCTCTCCCCCCAGGTAACTTGTGGATCGCCAAAGAGCTCTTCGACCTTGGCGGCGTGCAGTTCGGCGACTTCACCCTGGGCCGGACGACCCGCCACTCGCCCGTGTATATCAACCCCCGTGTGCTCATCAGCAAGCCAAACGTCCTCCGACGAGTCGCCCGCATCATGCTGGAGGACATCAGAGCCAAGCAGCTCATGGCGCGCCCTGAGTGCGCTGATTTTCAGCTTGTCGCCGGCGTCCCCGTCGGCGGGCTGCACCTGGCCACGGCCTTGTCCCTTCACGCGCAGGTCCCTATGATGTACGTCCGTCCGGACCACCAGAAGAACGGCGCGCCACGCATCGAGGGGCTGTTCCAGCAGGGCCAGCGCGTCCTGGTGGTGGACGACCTGATGACCACCGGCGGAAGCCTTCTGGAGACCACCCGCACCCTGGAGGCCGCCGGCCTGCGGGTCCGCAACGCCGTCGTGCTGGTGGACCGCGACCAGGGGGGCATCGAGCGTTTGAAGCTCCACGGGTACGGCGTCCTGCGGCTCCTCAGCCTCAAGGTCATGCTCAACTTCTACATGGCCGAAGGGCTTATAACCGAGGAACAGTACCGGCAAAGCCTGGACTACATGGAGACCCACAGGGCGGAGGCCGCCGCCGAGAAGCGGCCCGGCGACTCCCCGGCCTAG